One window of Bacillus alkalicellulosilyticus genomic DNA carries:
- a CDS encoding ABC transporter substrate-binding protein codes for MSKKMFSVSNLAIVFAILLAMMFIATGCGSTDSNAPVEETPEETQEEQQEEVSNNDSREIVHAMGTTVVEGTPQRIVTLYQGATDAAVAFGVTPVGAVQSWVEQPFYEYLRDDLEGTVDLGEENQPNLEEIAKLKPDLIIASQMRHEEIYDQLTAIAPTVTHETVFVFEETVELMGKAMNKEEEANQLLADWDARVADFQTKAQETLGDEWPLNVSILNFRADHARIYFTGFAGSILADLGFTRPENQQSEEWGIILEDKEAITEMNADIFYIFNEDDPAVEQTFEEWKAHPLWATLDAVNNDQVYMVDAVTWNMAGGIIAANLMLDDVYDRLGLEK; via the coding sequence ATGTCCAAGAAAATGTTTTCAGTATCAAATCTAGCCATTGTATTTGCTATTCTTTTAGCGATGATGTTCATTGCTACAGGTTGCGGTAGTACAGATTCTAATGCACCAGTAGAAGAAACACCTGAAGAAACACAAGAAGAACAGCAAGAAGAAGTTTCAAATAATGATAGTAGAGAAATTGTACATGCGATGGGAACAACAGTCGTAGAAGGAACACCACAACGCATTGTTACGTTATATCAAGGAGCAACTGACGCGGCAGTTGCATTTGGAGTAACTCCAGTTGGAGCGGTTCAGTCTTGGGTAGAACAACCTTTTTATGAATACTTACGTGATGATTTAGAGGGAACAGTTGATTTAGGAGAAGAAAATCAACCGAACCTTGAAGAAATTGCAAAACTAAAACCGGATCTAATTATCGCTTCACAAATGAGACATGAAGAAATATATGATCAATTAACTGCGATTGCCCCGACAGTAACGCATGAAACAGTCTTTGTATTTGAAGAAACAGTGGAACTTATGGGGAAAGCAATGAACAAGGAAGAAGAAGCTAACCAGCTATTAGCGGATTGGGATGCTAGGGTTGCCGACTTCCAAACGAAAGCTCAGGAAACGTTAGGTGACGAGTGGCCGCTAAATGTGTCTATTCTAAACTTTAGAGCAGACCATGCACGTATTTACTTTACTGGATTTGCAGGCTCAATTTTAGCAGATTTAGGGTTTACTAGACCTGAAAATCAACAAAGTGAAGAATGGGGCATTATCCTAGAAGATAAAGAAGCAATAACAGAAATGAATGCAGATATCTTCTACATCTTCAATGAGGATGACCCTGCGGTTGAACAAACATTTGAAGAATGGAAAGCACATCCACTTTGGGCTACGTTGGATGCTGTGAACAATGACCAAGTGTATATGGTAGATGCTGTGACTTGGAACATGGCAGGTGGAATCATCGCTGCGAATTTAATGCTAGATGATGTATATGACAGATTAGGGTTAGAAAAATAA
- a CDS encoding ABC transporter ATP-binding protein: protein MIRRFFSYYRPHKKLFYIDFSCAVFVGLLELGFPLAVSWFIDELLPDGNWSTITAVSVGLLVLYMTSSGMQFVVNYWGHKLGINIETDMRRELFNHVQRQSFRYFDNTKTGNIMSRITNDLMDIGELAHHGPEDFFIAIMTFIGAFWIMLTINVKLALVAIIIVPFLIWLISYSNIKMNAAWAKMFGNIADVNSQVEDSVSGVRVVQSFTNEQYEMDRFNKNNQFFRKSKLKAYKVMSVNLSGIYITTRVMTVAILVYGAWLSFSGALSYGELVAFILYLNILFKPIEKISALLELYPKGMAGFKRFTELIDSQPDIENQPGAKAVSDLKGNIQFENVTFGYERHRTILKNLDLSIEAGKTIAFVGPSGAGKTTISALIPRFYDVNEGRITIDGIDIRDMTKESLRSHIGIVQQDVFLFTGTIKENIAYGNLQASQAEIEEAARKAHLTDLIESLLDGYETQIGERGLKLSGGQKQRLAIARMFLKNPPILILDEATSALDTETETIIQEALNDLAKDRTTLIIAHRLGTIKNADRIVVVTEEGIVEDGTHQELLSHKKGMFSKLYALQK, encoded by the coding sequence ATGATTAGGCGTTTTTTTAGTTATTACCGACCTCATAAAAAGTTATTTTATATTGATTTTTCTTGTGCCGTCTTTGTGGGACTACTAGAACTTGGCTTCCCGCTTGCTGTTTCATGGTTTATAGATGAGCTCTTACCAGATGGGAATTGGAGCACAATCACTGCAGTAAGTGTGGGATTACTCGTTCTTTATATGACGAGTTCGGGGATGCAGTTTGTTGTGAATTACTGGGGCCACAAGCTAGGGATTAATATTGAAACCGATATGCGACGCGAACTGTTCAACCATGTTCAGCGCCAATCGTTTCGTTATTTTGACAATACAAAAACAGGAAACATTATGAGTCGAATTACAAACGACTTAATGGATATCGGAGAATTAGCTCATCACGGTCCAGAGGACTTTTTTATTGCGATTATGACGTTCATCGGTGCATTTTGGATTATGCTTACGATAAATGTGAAATTAGCACTAGTGGCGATTATTATTGTCCCATTTCTTATTTGGCTCATTTCCTATTCAAATATCAAAATGAATGCGGCTTGGGCAAAAATGTTTGGTAACATTGCTGATGTTAATTCACAAGTAGAAGATAGTGTGTCTGGAGTACGTGTCGTACAATCTTTCACAAATGAACAATATGAAATGGACCGTTTTAATAAAAACAATCAGTTCTTCCGAAAATCAAAGCTTAAAGCGTATAAAGTGATGAGTGTCAATTTATCCGGGATATACATTACAACACGCGTAATGACAGTAGCAATTCTTGTTTACGGAGCGTGGCTTAGTTTTTCAGGGGCATTGTCCTACGGAGAACTTGTCGCTTTTATTTTATATTTAAACATCCTTTTTAAACCGATTGAAAAAATAAGCGCACTGCTAGAGCTTTATCCAAAAGGGATGGCTGGGTTTAAACGGTTTACAGAACTTATCGACTCCCAACCAGATATTGAAAATCAGCCTGGTGCTAAAGCAGTATCAGATTTAAAGGGAAACATTCAATTTGAAAATGTGACATTTGGATATGAACGACATCGAACCATTTTAAAGAACCTCGACTTATCGATTGAGGCAGGGAAAACAATTGCGTTTGTTGGACCTTCTGGGGCAGGGAAGACGACGATATCGGCGTTAATCCCTCGCTTCTATGATGTGAATGAAGGAAGGATTACAATAGATGGAATAGATATTCGCGACATGACAAAGGAGTCATTACGCTCTCACATTGGTATCGTTCAACAGGATGTGTTTTTATTTACAGGTACGATTAAAGAAAACATAGCCTATGGAAACTTACAAGCAAGTCAGGCTGAAATAGAAGAAGCAGCAAGGAAAGCTCATTTAACAGATTTAATTGAGTCATTGCTTGATGGCTATGAGACTCAAATAGGGGAAAGAGGACTAAAGTTATCAGGAGGACAGAAACAACGACTAGCCATTGCTAGAATGTTCTTGAAAAACCCACCTATTCTTATACTAGATGAAGCGACATCAGCTCTTGATACAGAAACAGAGACGATTATTCAAGAGGCATTGAATGACCTTGCTAAAGACCGAACAACACTTATCATTGCACATCGTTTAGGTACGATAAAAAATGCTGACCGTATTGTTGTTGTGACGGAGGAAGGAATTGTAGAAGACGGAACTCATCAAGAGTTGCTCTCACATAAAAAAGGAATGTTCTCAAAACTATATGCACTTCAGAAGTAA
- the dcd gene encoding dCTP deaminase: MILSSKTIREKLHAKEIGITPLTEEQIQPASVDLRLGEHFVVIDEHKESLISLESPATYRDLSVTTGAIILPPQSFMLATTVETIDLPTNVTAFVEGRSSIGRLGLFIQNAGWVDPGFKGQITLELFNANRLPIELTPGRRICQLVFAEVTGGAEPYQGKYVNQTGATSSMIYKDNAPS; this comes from the coding sequence ATGATATTATCCAGTAAAACAATCAGAGAGAAGTTACATGCGAAGGAAATAGGAATCACACCACTAACGGAAGAACAAATTCAGCCTGCATCAGTTGATTTACGACTAGGTGAACATTTTGTTGTGATTGATGAACATAAAGAGAGTTTGATATCGCTTGAGAGTCCTGCGACATATCGAGATTTATCTGTAACGACAGGGGCTATCATTCTACCGCCGCAATCGTTTATGCTTGCCACAACAGTGGAAACGATAGATCTACCAACGAATGTCACTGCTTTTGTGGAGGGGAGGAGCTCGATTGGTAGGCTTGGCCTTTTCATTCAAAATGCCGGCTGGGTTGACCCTGGATTTAAAGGACAGATTACTCTAGAACTGTTTAATGCGAATCGACTTCCGATAGAACTTACTCCAGGTAGAAGAATCTGTCAACTTGTATTTGCTGAAGTCACAGGTGGAGCAGAACCGTATCAAGGAAAATATGTAAACCAAACAGGCGCAACTTCGAGTATGATTTATAAAGACAACGCTCCCTCATAG
- a CDS encoding GTP-binding protein, producing MNNTIPVTVLSGYLGSGKTTLLNHLLQNRDGLRIAVIVNDMSEVNIDAELIKQGGELSRTEEKLVEMSNGCICCTLREDLLIEVEKLALAGNIDYIVIESTGISEPVPVAQTFSYIDEELNIDLTQFCRLDTMVTVVDANRFWHDFDSGESLLDRKQALGEEDEREIADLLIDQIEFCDVLVLNKCDLVSEQELEKLEQVLRTLQPTAKLIRTVNATVQPKEIVNTGLFNFEHASNSAGWIRELAEGHANHTPETEEYGISSFVYESRIPFHSIRFDNWAHSMPSNIVRAKGIAWCATQNNVALLLSQAGPSVSIEPLSYWVASLPKAEQHQILKENPHLVQSWDVHYGDRHTKLVFIGTDLDKEEITRELEACLLTDTELVCDWETLEDPFQWKLQQA from the coding sequence TTGAATAATACAATCCCAGTTACCGTCTTAAGTGGGTATCTTGGTTCAGGAAAAACAACGCTACTTAATCACCTTCTTCAAAACCGTGATGGACTGCGAATTGCAGTAATTGTTAACGACATGAGTGAAGTTAACATTGATGCTGAACTGATTAAACAAGGTGGGGAGTTATCAAGAACAGAAGAAAAACTTGTAGAAATGTCAAATGGTTGTATTTGTTGCACTTTGCGTGAGGATTTATTAATTGAGGTCGAAAAACTAGCACTCGCTGGTAATATCGATTACATCGTGATTGAGTCTACAGGCATAAGTGAGCCGGTACCGGTTGCTCAAACGTTTTCTTACATAGATGAAGAATTAAACATTGATTTAACACAGTTTTGCCGACTAGACACAATGGTGACAGTGGTGGATGCCAATCGTTTTTGGCATGATTTTGATTCAGGAGAAAGCTTGTTAGACCGAAAGCAAGCGTTAGGGGAAGAGGATGAACGAGAAATTGCAGATTTGCTAATTGACCAAATTGAATTTTGTGATGTTCTCGTATTGAATAAATGTGACCTTGTCTCTGAACAGGAATTAGAAAAATTAGAGCAAGTATTACGAACCTTGCAGCCGACTGCCAAACTTATTCGTACTGTCAATGCGACCGTCCAACCAAAAGAGATAGTAAATACAGGTTTGTTTAATTTTGAACACGCGAGTAATTCTGCAGGGTGGATACGCGAGTTAGCGGAAGGACATGCCAATCATACCCCAGAAACCGAGGAATATGGCATTTCATCTTTTGTATATGAAAGTAGAATTCCGTTTCATTCGATTCGTTTTGATAATTGGGCACACTCAATGCCTAGTAATATTGTAAGAGCAAAAGGAATTGCTTGGTGTGCCACTCAAAATAATGTAGCCCTATTATTGTCTCAAGCAGGTCCTTCGGTCTCTATTGAACCTTTGTCTTATTGGGTAGCAAGTCTTCCAAAAGCAGAGCAACATCAAATTTTAAAAGAGAACCCTCACCTTGTGCAATCTTGGGATGTTCATTACGGTGACCGACATACAAAGCTTGTGTTCATTGGAACAGACTTAGACAAAGAGGAAATTACAAGAGAATTAGAAGCATGCTTGTTAACCGATACGGAACTCGTTTGTGATTGGGAAACACTTGAGGATCCTTTTCAGTGGAAGTTACAGCAGGCCTAG